The Candidatus Dormiibacterota bacterium genome segment TCGGCGTGCTCGTCGGGCTGCCGGTCGGGCTCGGCGTGCTCGTCGGGTTCGGAGTGCTCGTCGGGGTGCCGCTCGGGCTCGCCGTCGGCGTGCTCGTCGCGGTGGCGGTCGGGCTGGGGGAGGGCGCCGGCGAGCCGGAGAAGCTGATCTGGACCAGCGTGCCCGCGGCGCCGACGGCCAGGCCGCCGTTGACATCGGTGAGCTGGACGCCGTGGAGGTTCGCGGTGGTCCCCGAGGCGGTGACCGACCAGGTCAGGCCGCCGTCGACCGACCGCAGGATGGTCCCGCCGTCGCCGACCGCGACGACCGTCGGGACCAGGGTGCCGAGGTCCGAGGCGGCGTCGCGGAGGCCCGCCACCGTCGGGATGCCGGTCAGCACGGTGGTCACCAGGCCGGGCAGCGTGGTCTGGGGATCGACGGTGAGGAAGCCGTCGATCACCGCGCCGCCGGCGCCCACCGCGATCACGCCGCTCGCCGACGGAGCGAGGCCGTAGAGGTTGGCGAGCGTGCCCGAGACCACCGGCGAGAAGAGCAGGTGGTGGATGGTGGAGTCGGCGTGGCCGACGACCATGGTGCCGGCGTCGCCGGCCGCGACCACCACGCCGTTGGCGAGATGGCGGATCGCGTTCAGCGCGGGCGAGCCGGGCACGCGGGCGTCGACGATGAAGGTCGCGCCGCAGCCGGCCGCGCCGGTCAGCTCCATGATCAGGCCGTCGGTGCCCACCACCTCGACCCGGCCGGAGCCGAGGGAGGCGATGGCGTGCAGGTTCTCGGCGAACACCGCCGGGGGAACGTTGAGCCGGCACCAGGCGTTGCCGCCGGCCTGGTAGTAGAGCGCGCCGTGGTCGCTGGCGGCGTAGACCTCGTCGTGGCCGAGCGCGTCCCTGCCCACGTTGAGGATCGCGTTGACGTTGACCCGGTCGGGCAGGTTGTCGAGGACGTCCCCGCTCGCGGTGTGGTGGACGATCACGCCGCCGGCGCCACCGAGGTAGCTGCCGGTGTTGTGGTCGATGCCGAGCAGGTCTGCGGTGGTGACGGTCGAGCTGAGCGCCGCCGCGGACTGGGGGTGTGAGGTCACCAGCGCACCGAGGGCGACCGAGCAGATGAGGCAGCCCGCGGCGCCACTCGCGATGGGCCGCTTCCGTCCGCGGAGAGGGCCTCGGCGAGGCGGTCCGGAATCGTTGATCGTGGTCACCTGGGTGGAACCTCCGTGCGCATGTCCAGTTGCCGCCGGACGAGAGGTGCCCGACACAACCGCAAGACCGCGCCCGTGACCCCGGCCTAACAGCGCGCACGGAGCTGTTTCATCCGTCACCGGATGACCACAGACGCCACCCGATCGTCACCGGGCGGCGGCTCAGTCGACGCCGATCCGCTCCGGAGGACGGCGCCCGCCGCCACGCGGCGTCCGCCCCAGCAGCCGGTCGAGCCATGGCGCAGCGCTGGTCAGCGTGGCCACCAGGGCGCTGGAGCCGCCGGCCTCGCCGCGGCGCATCCGGTCGACGATCTCCTGCCCGAGGTAGAGGGCGATGACGCTGGAGCCGATGGTGGCGGGATCGACCGCCCCGTCGAGCGGGGTGCCGGCGAGGATCCCGCCGGCGAGCTCGGTCGCGAAGTCGAACCACGGCTGCATCCGGGCCAGGATCTCGGCGCCGAGCCGGTCGTCGAACGCCATCCCGGCGACGATCTCCTGGACCGCGGTGAGGTGGCCCAGGGACAGGTCCTCGGCGTAGAGCTCCGCCATCGCCGCGGCCAGCGCGGACAGCGACGAGACCTCGTGGAGGCGTGACCGGTACCGGCTGAGGCGCTCGTCGCTGACCCGGTCCATCACCGCGAGCAGCACCGCGTCGAGGCTGCCGAAGTGATAGAAGATCAGTGCCGCGCTGAAGCCACCGGTGGTGGCGACCGCCCGCGCCGAGGTGCCCGAGTAGCCCTCGGCCAGCAGGGTGCGCAGCGCCGCATCGACGATCTGCGACCGGGTGCGGTCGCCGGCGTCGTTCCGCCGCCGCCGTCCGGGGCGGCGTCCCTCACCCTC includes the following:
- a CDS encoding TetR/AcrR family transcriptional regulator: MIKSSDQEKSKPEGEGRRPGRRRRNDAGDRTRSQIVDAALRTLLAEGYSGTSARAVATTGGFSAALIFYHFGSLDAVLLAVMDRVSDERLSRYRSRLHEVSSLSALAAAMAELYAEDLSLGHLTAVQEIVAGMAFDDRLGAEILARMQPWFDFATELAGGILAGTPLDGAVDPATIGSSVIALYLGQEIVDRMRRGEAGGSSALVATLTSAAPWLDRLLGRTPRGGGRRPPERIGVD